One Prunus dulcis chromosome 8, ALMONDv2, whole genome shotgun sequence DNA window includes the following coding sequences:
- the LOC117637423 gene encoding adenylate kinase isoenzyme 6 homolog, giving the protein MVRKRPNILVTGTPGTGKTTTSSALAEATQLHHINVGDLVKAKNLHDGWDDELDCYIINEDLVCDELEDSMEEGGNIVDYHGCDFFPERWFDLVVVLQTDNTVLYDRLTRRGYSESKLSNNIECEIFQTLLEEAKESYPEDIVLPLKSDSIQDISTNLSTLAEWVRRWQPST; this is encoded by the exons ATGGTGAGGAAGAGGCCAAACATATTGGTGACGGGCACACCAGGAACGGGGAAGACAACAACATCGTCTGCCTTAGCAGAGGCAACACAGCTCCACCACATCAACGTCGGTGATTTGGTGAAGGCCAAGAATCTCCATGATGGGTGGGATGATGAGCTAgactgttacatcatcaatGAAGACCTGGTATGCGATGAGCTTGAGGATTCCATGGAAGAAGGAGGGAACATTGTAGACTACCATGGTTGCGATTTCTTCCCTGAGAGATGGTTTGATCTTGTGGTTGTGCTCCAAACTGACAACACCGTCTTGTATGACCGCTTGACTCGAAG AGGATATTCGGAGTCAAAGCTCTCCAACAATATTGAATGTGAAATATTTCAAACTTTGCTTGAGGAGGCAAAAGAGAGCTACCCAGAAGATATCGTGCTTCCTTTAAAGAGTGATAGCATCCAAGACATTTCGACTAATCTTTCTACTTTGGCAGAATGGGTCAGGAGGTGGCAACCTTCAACTTAG
- the LOC117638456 gene encoding pistil-specific extensin-like protein, with product MNNNDQGINNKRKNNNQDLNQRMLSEEDEDDMLVLSLSPYRPSRPRRSPDPVDPPPPPPSLMPSLFMQTLTAQNPPPQPLQLSPSHPLYMTTQQPPSLIPSSMPLVYSQEPGRGPSTSRPIRTRRNPTQVPREGKSKTVPAPFPWATTRRATVHTLEYLLSRGIRTITGDVQCKRCEKSFVVEYDLEEKFTDVGSFVAENKNTLRDRAPRSWTTPVLPRCKHCQEESSGKPIIAEKKKAINWLFLLLGQMLGCCTLEQLKYFCKHTKNHRTGAKDRVLFLTYLELCKQLDPNGPFYRSNSKR from the coding sequence ATGAATAACAACGACCAAGGAATCAACaacaagagaaagaacaaCAACCAAGATCTTAACCAACGAATGCTCTCCGAAGAAGACGAAGACGACATGCTCGTTCTCTCTCTCAGTCCTTACCGTCCATCAAGGCCTCGACGAAGTCCGGACCCGGTAGATCCACCGCCACCACCGCCTTCGCTGATGCCGTCGTTGTTCATGCAAACCCTCACGGCCCAAAACCCTCCACCCCAACCTCTACAACTCTCACCCTCACACCCTCTTTACATGACTACACAACAACCACCTTCCCTCATCCCCTCCTCCATGCCCTTGGTTTATTCCCAAGAGCCGGGCCGGGGGCCTTCTACATCTCGCCCAATTCGTACCCGACGAAACCCTACTCAGGTTCCTCGGGAGGGAAAGAGTAAGACTGTCCCTGCCCCTTTTCCGTGGGCCACCACCAGGCGGGCCACGGTGCACACTCTTGAGTACTTGTTGTCAAGGGGTATCCGTACTATCACTGGTGACGTGCAGTGCAAGCGATGTGAAAAGTCATTCGTGGTGGAGTACGATCTGGAGGAGAAGTTTACTGATGTTGGGAGTTTTGTTGCTGAGAATAAGAACACGCTGCGTGATAGGGCACCGCGTTCATGGACGACGCCGGTTCTTCCCAGGTGCAAGCATTGTCAAGAAGAGAGCAGCGGGAAACCGATCATAGCGGAGAAAAAGAAGGCCATCAACTGGCTGTTTTTGCTGCTAGGGCAGATGCTTGGTTGCTGCACGCTTGAGCAGTTGAAGTATTTCTGTAAGCACACCAAAAATCATCGAACCGGCGCCAAGGATCGAGTTCTTTTCCTCACCTATCTTGAGCTGTGTAAACAACTCGATCCCAATGGACCTTTCTACCGATCAAATTCGAAAAGGTGA